One segment of Yersinia kristensenii DNA contains the following:
- a CDS encoding L-serine ammonia-lyase has product MVSVFDIFKIGIGPSSSHTVGPMKAGKLFTDDLITLGHLSAVTRITVDVYGSLSLTGKGHHTDIAIIMGLAGNMPDTVDIDAIPAFIRDVAARERLLLAKGHHEVDFPTNGGMNFHETNLPLHENGMTISAHAGDECIFSKTYYSIGGGFIVDETHFNQQDSNAVAVPYPFNSARDLQKHCKDTGLSLSGLVMQNELALHSKAEISAHFAAIWDVMQAGIERGINTEGLLPGPMKVPRRAAALRRMLVTTDKHNADPMMVVDWINMYALAVNEENAAGGRVVTAPTNGACGIIPAVLAYYDKFIRPVNENSYSRYFLVSGVIGALYKMNASISGAEVGCQGEVGVACSMAAAGLAELMGGSPAQVCIAAEIAMEHNLGLTCDPVAGQVQVPCIERNAISAVQAVNSARMALRRTSEPSVCLDKVIETMYETGKDMNSKYRETSRGGLAIKIVACN; this is encoded by the coding sequence ATGGTCAGCGTTTTTGACATTTTCAAGATTGGTATTGGTCCTTCCAGCTCTCATACCGTCGGCCCAATGAAAGCTGGCAAGCTGTTTACCGATGATTTAATCACACTGGGGCATCTTTCTGCCGTCACCCGAATCACTGTTGATGTCTACGGCTCTTTGTCTCTGACCGGTAAAGGTCACCATACCGATATCGCCATCATTATGGGTCTGGCAGGGAATATGCCGGATACCGTTGATATTGATGCCATTCCTGCCTTTATTCGTGATGTCGCAGCACGCGAGCGCCTGTTATTGGCAAAGGGTCACCATGAAGTTGATTTCCCGACAAATGGCGGGATGAACTTTCATGAAACCAACTTGCCGCTGCATGAAAATGGCATGACCATCAGCGCACACGCCGGTGATGAATGTATTTTCAGCAAAACTTATTACTCCATCGGCGGCGGGTTCATTGTCGATGAAACTCATTTTAATCAGCAAGACAGCAATGCGGTTGCTGTGCCCTACCCCTTCAATTCTGCACGTGATTTGCAAAAGCACTGTAAAGATACCGGTTTATCTTTATCGGGCTTAGTGATGCAAAATGAGCTGGCTTTGCACAGTAAAGCCGAGATAAGCGCACACTTTGCTGCTATTTGGGATGTCATGCAGGCCGGTATTGAGCGCGGTATTAATACTGAGGGACTATTGCCCGGCCCAATGAAAGTCCCGCGCCGCGCCGCGGCATTGCGCCGTATGCTGGTCACTACAGACAAACATAATGCCGACCCGATGATGGTTGTCGATTGGATCAATATGTATGCCTTGGCCGTCAATGAAGAAAACGCCGCTGGCGGGCGCGTGGTAACAGCACCCACTAACGGGGCTTGCGGGATTATCCCAGCGGTACTGGCTTACTATGATAAATTCATTCGCCCAGTGAATGAGAACTCTTACAGTCGCTATTTCCTGGTTTCAGGTGTCATTGGTGCGTTGTATAAAATGAACGCATCCATTTCTGGCGCTGAAGTCGGTTGCCAAGGGGAAGTCGGTGTAGCCTGTTCCATGGCCGCAGCGGGTCTGGCTGAATTGATGGGGGGTAGCCCGGCTCAAGTCTGTATCGCGGCTGAAATCGCCATGGAACATAACTTGGGGCTGACCTGTGACCCGGTGGCCGGGCAAGTTCAGGTGCCATGTATTGAGCGTAACGCTATTTCTGCCGTGCAAGCCGTCAACTCGGCACGGATGGCATTGCGCCGCACCAGTGAGCCAAGTGTCTGTCTGGATAAAGTCATCGAAACGATGTATGAAACCGGCAAAGATATGAACTCAAAATACCGCGAAACCTCTCGTGGTGGCCTGGCCATCAAGATTGTAGCCTGTAACTGA
- a CDS encoding serine hydrolase, with amino-acid sequence MMKFILPFKLKKLTFSAGLLFLSLPYAHAADSPVPPAIDAKAYVLMDYNSGKVLAEGNSDQRLDPASLTKIMSSYVIGQAIKAGKVHPDDLVTVGKDAWATGNPALRGSSLMFLKPGDQVKLSDLNKGIVIQSGNDASIALADYIAGSQDSFVGLMNKYAKALGLNNTNFMTVHGLDAPGQYSTAHDMAVLGQALIRDVPDEYALHKEKEFTFNKIRQINRNRLLWNTNINVDGMKTGYTTGAGHNLVASATDGPMRLISVVLGAPSDRVRFSESEKLLTWGFRFYETVVPIKATKPFVTQKVWFGDTGQVELGVAEDAAITIPKGQMKNLKASYKLNETELRAPLAKHQVVGTIDFQLNGQTIDQRPLVVLNEVKEGGFFSRIWDFVMMKISQLFS; translated from the coding sequence ATGATGAAATTTATCCTCCCGTTCAAGCTAAAAAAGCTGACTTTCAGTGCTGGTTTATTGTTCTTGTCACTGCCTTATGCACATGCCGCTGACTCTCCGGTGCCGCCTGCAATAGATGCCAAAGCCTATGTATTGATGGATTACAATAGTGGAAAAGTGCTAGCTGAGGGGAACAGTGACCAGCGCCTTGACCCGGCCAGCCTGACAAAAATCATGTCCAGCTATGTGATTGGGCAGGCGATTAAAGCGGGTAAAGTGCATCCGGACGATTTAGTGACTGTCGGTAAAGATGCCTGGGCCACGGGTAACCCGGCATTACGCGGTTCCTCATTGATGTTTTTGAAACCGGGCGATCAAGTAAAATTGTCCGATTTGAATAAAGGCATTGTTATTCAGTCTGGTAATGATGCCAGTATTGCGTTGGCTGATTATATTGCCGGCAGTCAGGACAGTTTTGTTGGTTTGATGAATAAGTACGCCAAAGCGCTCGGCTTGAATAACACCAATTTTATGACAGTGCATGGCCTGGATGCTCCGGGGCAGTACAGTACTGCGCATGATATGGCGGTATTGGGGCAGGCGCTAATCCGCGATGTTCCGGACGAATATGCGCTGCATAAAGAGAAAGAATTTACCTTTAATAAAATCCGCCAAATAAACCGTAATCGGCTGTTATGGAACACCAATATTAACGTCGATGGCATGAAAACCGGTTATACCACCGGTGCCGGACATAATCTGGTGGCTTCAGCGACTGACGGGCCGATGCGGTTGATTTCTGTCGTGCTCGGCGCACCCAGTGACCGAGTGCGTTTCAGTGAAAGTGAGAAACTGCTGACTTGGGGTTTCCGTTTCTATGAAACCGTGGTGCCGATTAAGGCCACGAAGCCTTTTGTGACGCAGAAAGTTTGGTTTGGTGATACTGGGCAGGTTGAGCTGGGTGTGGCCGAAGATGCCGCCATCACTATCCCTAAAGGGCAGATGAAAAACCTGAAAGCCAGTTATAAACTGAATGAAACTGAATTGCGCGCTCCGCTGGCGAAGCATCAGGTAGTCGGGACTATTGATTTCCAACTGAATGGGCAAACTATTGATCAGCGCCCGCTGGTGGTATTAAACGAAGTCAAAGAGGGCGGGTTCTTCAGCCGCATCTGGGATTTCGTAATGATGAAAATCAGCCAGTTATTTAGCTAG
- a CDS encoding trans-sulfuration enzyme family protein has protein sequence MAKFDTLTVHAGYTPDSTGAVMPAIYATSTFAQPAPGEHTGYEYSRSGNPTRTALEKAIAELEGGIRGYAFASGLAACSTVLELLDQGSHIIAVDDLYGGTYRLLEKVRSRTAGLRVTYVSPADTAALEQAILPETKMIWVETPTNPLLKLTDLAAIAAIAKKYQLISVADNTFASPYIQRPLDLGFDIVVHSATKYLNGHSDVVAGVAAVGNNPELAEQLGFLHNAVGGILDPFSSFLTLRGLRTLALRMARHNNSAQRIAEWLEQQPQVENVYYPGLKSHPQHALAAKQMAGFGGMISVRLKGDDEFARAVIKRSHLFTLAESLGGVESLISQPYSMTHASIPLETRLKHGITPQLLRLSVGIEDTDDLIADLAHALNG, from the coding sequence ATGGCAAAGTTCGATACCCTAACCGTCCATGCCGGTTATACCCCAGATAGCACCGGTGCAGTGATGCCCGCAATTTATGCGACCTCCACTTTCGCGCAACCCGCTCCCGGCGAGCACACCGGGTATGAATATTCCCGTAGTGGCAACCCTACTCGTACCGCGTTGGAAAAGGCGATTGCAGAATTGGAAGGCGGCATTCGCGGTTATGCCTTTGCCTCCGGCCTGGCCGCCTGCTCAACAGTGCTGGAACTGCTGGATCAAGGCAGCCATATCATTGCCGTGGATGATTTATACGGCGGCACCTACCGCCTGCTGGAGAAAGTGCGCAGCCGCACCGCCGGTTTGCGAGTCACTTATGTCTCACCTGCGGACACCGCCGCATTGGAACAAGCCATTTTGCCAGAGACCAAAATGATCTGGGTGGAGACGCCAACTAACCCATTGTTAAAACTGACAGATCTGGCTGCCATTGCCGCTATTGCTAAAAAGTATCAACTGATTAGTGTGGCAGATAATACTTTTGCCTCTCCTTATATTCAGCGCCCGCTAGATTTAGGGTTTGATATTGTGGTGCATTCAGCCACCAAATACCTGAATGGTCACTCCGATGTGGTTGCCGGTGTCGCCGCCGTGGGGAATAACCCTGAACTGGCAGAACAATTGGGCTTTTTACACAATGCGGTTGGCGGGATTTTAGACCCTTTCAGTAGCTTCCTGACATTACGCGGTTTGCGCACTTTAGCTTTGCGCATGGCGCGACATAATAACAGCGCTCAGCGCATCGCAGAATGGTTAGAGCAACAGCCGCAGGTGGAAAATGTGTATTATCCGGGGCTGAAAAGCCACCCACAACACGCACTGGCAGCCAAACAGATGGCCGGTTTTGGTGGTATGATTTCAGTGCGACTGAAAGGTGATGATGAGTTTGCTCGCGCTGTTATTAAGCGCTCGCATTTGTTTACTCTGGCCGAAAGTCTTGGCGGCGTCGAAAGCTTAATCAGCCAGCCCTACAGCATGACCCATGCATCAATCCCACTGGAAACCCGCTTAAAACACGGAATTACTCCGCAGCTCTTGCGTTTATCTGTCGGGATTGAAGATACCGACGATTTGATTGCAGACTTAGCTCACGCATTGAACGGCTAA
- a CDS encoding phage integrase, translated as MSVRKQPTGQWLCECYPAGRTGRRVRKMFATKGEALAFERYTMDQVSNKPWLGDAPDRRTLSEVAELWYNLHGRSLAAGEKVYKKLKLIVAALGNPPAHSLSGKDFAHYRSKRLSGEIYFSEKWKKGAKPVTVNLEQSFLSGMFSELARLGEWNLPNPLDNLRKYAVAEKEMAWLTHEQIKTLLAACSSGRADLPMVVKVCLSTGARWNEAEKLTRSQVSPNKITFIRTKGKKNRSVPISKELHDELVALEGDRLFSECYFRFMAAINTTDIKLPAGQLTHVLRHTFAAHFMMSGGNILVLQRILGHSDIQMTMRYAHFAPEHLETAVQFNPLTTMKAGDKVAAEVTPP; from the coding sequence ATGTCAGTGCGCAAACAACCAACAGGCCAATGGTTATGTGAGTGCTACCCGGCTGGCCGTACAGGTCGCCGGGTAAGAAAAATGTTTGCGACTAAAGGTGAAGCCCTAGCCTTTGAACGTTACACCATGGATCAGGTAAGTAATAAACCTTGGTTAGGAGACGCACCAGACCGCCGCACGTTAAGCGAGGTTGCCGAACTTTGGTACAACCTGCATGGTCGTTCTCTGGCAGCCGGTGAAAAGGTTTATAAGAAACTGAAATTGATAGTTGCTGCGCTAGGTAATCCCCCCGCTCACAGTTTGAGTGGCAAAGATTTTGCTCACTATCGCTCTAAGCGTTTATCTGGCGAGATTTACTTCTCTGAAAAATGGAAGAAAGGCGCAAAACCGGTAACAGTGAATCTGGAACAAAGTTTTTTGAGCGGTATGTTTAGCGAGCTGGCCAGATTAGGTGAATGGAACTTACCGAACCCATTAGACAATCTGCGCAAGTACGCCGTGGCAGAAAAAGAGATGGCGTGGCTCACTCATGAGCAGATTAAAACGCTATTGGCCGCATGTAGTTCTGGTCGGGCAGATTTGCCGATGGTGGTAAAAGTTTGTCTCAGTACCGGGGCGCGATGGAATGAAGCGGAGAAACTCACCCGCTCACAGGTCAGCCCGAATAAAATTACCTTTATCAGAACAAAAGGGAAAAAGAACCGTAGCGTGCCAATCAGCAAAGAACTTCATGACGAGTTAGTTGCGTTAGAGGGAGACCGTCTTTTCAGTGAGTGTTATTTCCGCTTTATGGCCGCAATCAACACTACAGATATTAAGTTACCCGCTGGCCAGCTTACGCACGTTTTGCGCCATACCTTTGCCGCTCACTTTATGATGTCCGGGGGCAACATTCTGGTATTGCAGCGCATCCTCGGCCACAGTGATATTCAGATGACAATGCGTTATGCTCACTTCGCGCCAGAGCACCTAGAAACCGCTGTACAGTTCAACCCGCTAACCACCATGAAAGCTGGCGACAAAGTGGCGGCGGAGGTTACCCCTCCCTAG
- the deoC gene encoding deoxyribose-phosphate aldolase, with product MTINYANYIDHTLLAMDATEEQIIKLCEEAKQHHFYAVCVNSGYVPVAAQQLAGTSVKVCSVIGFPLGAGLTEAKAFEAQAAIKAGAQEIDMVINVGWLKSGKIAEVKADIKAVRDNCASTPLKVILETCLLSDAQIVQVCEMCRELDVAFVKTSTGFSTGGAKEDHVKLMRATVGPVMGVKASGAVRDRATAETMITAGATRIGTSSGVAIVSGQQASASSY from the coding sequence ATGACGATCAATTACGCTAATTATATTGACCATACCCTGCTGGCAATGGATGCCACCGAAGAACAAATTATTAAGCTGTGTGAAGAAGCTAAACAGCACCATTTTTATGCAGTATGTGTTAACTCTGGGTATGTTCCCGTCGCGGCTCAGCAGTTAGCGGGGACTTCGGTTAAAGTGTGCTCAGTCATTGGGTTCCCGCTGGGGGCTGGCCTGACCGAAGCAAAAGCCTTTGAAGCTCAGGCGGCTATCAAAGCCGGTGCGCAAGAGATTGATATGGTTATCAATGTCGGTTGGTTGAAAAGTGGCAAAATCGCCGAGGTGAAAGCTGACATCAAGGCCGTGCGCGATAATTGTGCCTCCACTCCGTTGAAGGTAATATTAGAAACTTGCCTGCTCAGCGACGCACAAATCGTACAAGTATGTGAAATGTGCCGTGAGCTTGATGTCGCCTTTGTTAAAACCTCAACAGGTTTCAGCACCGGTGGTGCTAAAGAAGATCATGTCAAATTGATGCGCGCCACAGTAGGCCCAGTAATGGGTGTTAAAGCCTCCGGCGCAGTGCGCGATCGCGCTACAGCAGAAACAATGATTACAGCAGGAGCGACACGAATTGGCACCAGCTCTGGGGTGGCAATCGTCTCAGGCCAGCAAGCATCCGCATCAAGCTACTAA
- the ybjG gene encoding undecaprenyl-diphosphate phosphatase, which translates to MEQINYFFFSMINATPASSPWMISFATFIARDLIMIIPISLVGLWLWGPKSAMDSQRALVTKTAIALAFSMLSAACIGMLIPHDRPFVVGFGYNFLSHAPDSSFPSDHGTAIFTFALAFVFWHKLWSAVSMMIIAVAIAWSRIYLGVHWPLDMVGGLLLGIVGCLFAQLVWNLFGEAISDGLKRIYYVFFAMPIRRGWVRS; encoded by the coding sequence ATTGAACAAATAAATTACTTTTTCTTTTCCATGATAAATGCGACTCCAGCATCATCACCATGGATGATTTCTTTTGCGACTTTTATCGCACGCGATTTGATTATGATTATCCCCATATCATTGGTGGGATTGTGGTTATGGGGGCCGAAAAGCGCCATGGATTCACAGCGAGCCTTAGTGACCAAAACCGCCATCGCACTGGCTTTTTCTATGCTTTCAGCCGCTTGCATCGGGATGCTTATTCCTCATGACCGGCCGTTTGTCGTCGGTTTTGGCTATAACTTTCTGAGCCATGCACCTGATAGCTCTTTCCCCAGTGATCACGGCACCGCCATTTTCACTTTTGCTCTCGCCTTTGTGTTCTGGCACAAACTATGGTCCGCTGTCAGCATGATGATTATCGCCGTCGCAATTGCATGGTCACGTATTTATTTGGGTGTGCATTGGCCATTAGATATGGTGGGTGGATTATTGCTGGGAATTGTCGGCTGCCTGTTCGCACAGTTGGTGTGGAACTTGTTCGGCGAAGCTATTTCAGATGGGCTGAAGCGCATTTATTATGTGTTTTTTGCCATGCCTATCCGCAGGGGATGGGTCAGAAGCTAA
- a CDS encoding pyridoxal-phosphate dependent enzyme: MAIPRSVLDLIGHTPLLELTRFDTGPCQLFVKLENQNPGGSIKDRVALSMIEQAEKDGLLQPGGTIIEATAGNTGLGLALVAALKGYKLMLVVPDKMSQEKIFHLRALGAQVLLTRSDVGKGHPAYYQDYALRLAQETPGSFYIDQFNNPANPAAHRTSTGPELWQQMGEHIDAIVVGVGSSGTLSGLSHYFAEVSPTTEFVLADPAGSILADFVDSDHIGDAGSWLVEGIGEDFIPPLSNFSQVKKSYRIDDAEAFSTARTLLREEGVLAGSSTGTLLAAALRYCREQTTPKRVVTFVCDSGNKYLSKMFNDYWLLEQGLLSKPQHGDLRDYITYSHEDGATISVSPQDTLAVAHARMRLYDISQLPVLDSEKVVGLIDEWDLLNAVQADASHFKHPVSSAMTRQVNTLQKEADYRSLLATFNDGHVAVVLDGERFLGLITRTDVLNIWRQKLA, encoded by the coding sequence ATGGCTATCCCACGCTCGGTGCTTGACCTTATCGGCCATACCCCACTTTTGGAACTGACCCGCTTTGATACCGGCCCGTGCCAATTATTTGTGAAGTTGGAAAACCAAAACCCCGGCGGTTCGATTAAAGACCGGGTCGCGCTTTCGATGATTGAACAGGCAGAAAAAGATGGCTTGCTACAACCGGGCGGCACCATCATTGAAGCCACCGCGGGGAATACCGGCCTGGGGCTGGCCTTGGTCGCCGCGCTAAAAGGCTACAAGCTGATGTTGGTAGTGCCGGATAAAATGAGCCAAGAGAAAATTTTCCATCTGCGGGCGCTAGGTGCGCAAGTGTTGCTGACTCGCTCCGATGTGGGCAAAGGGCACCCGGCCTACTATCAAGATTATGCTCTGCGACTGGCGCAGGAGACGCCGGGATCTTTCTATATTGACCAGTTCAATAACCCGGCTAACCCTGCGGCACACCGCACCTCAACTGGCCCGGAGCTCTGGCAGCAAATGGGCGAACACATTGATGCCATCGTGGTGGGCGTCGGCTCCAGCGGCACCCTGAGTGGCCTGAGCCACTATTTCGCCGAAGTTTCACCGACAACTGAATTTGTGCTGGCAGACCCCGCCGGTTCCATTTTGGCGGATTTTGTCGATAGCGACCACATTGGCGATGCCGGTAGTTGGCTGGTCGAAGGGATTGGCGAGGATTTTATCCCGCCGCTGAGTAACTTCTCGCAGGTAAAAAAATCCTACCGCATTGATGATGCTGAAGCTTTCAGCACCGCGCGCACCCTGTTACGCGAAGAGGGGGTACTGGCGGGTTCTTCAACCGGTACTTTGCTGGCGGCGGCATTACGCTATTGCCGCGAGCAAACCACACCCAAACGGGTAGTCACCTTTGTCTGTGACAGTGGCAATAAATACCTGTCCAAAATGTTCAATGACTACTGGCTGCTGGAGCAAGGGCTACTGAGCAAACCTCAACATGGCGATTTACGCGATTACATCACTTATAGCCATGAGGATGGGGCGACAATTTCGGTTTCACCGCAAGACACTCTGGCGGTTGCTCATGCGCGGATGCGCCTGTATGACATCTCCCAGTTACCCGTATTAGACAGCGAAAAGGTCGTCGGGCTTATCGACGAATGGGATTTATTGAATGCGGTACAAGCCGATGCTTCCCATTTCAAACACCCAGTCAGCAGCGCGATGACTCGTCAGGTGAATACGTTGCAGAAAGAGGCCGATTATCGCTCTCTACTGGCAACTTTTAATGATGGTCATGTAGCAGTAGTGCTGGATGGCGAGCGATTCCTCGGCCTGATTACTCGCACCGATGTTTTGAATATCTGGCGTCAAAAGCTGGCTTGA
- a CDS encoding phosphatase PAP2 family protein — translation MPLSFYFWQAFALLISGLLFLWLSRNEQLDWLISNYWFDPASQHFPWENNYWLDLLNHRLLKIALISAAIITLLGGLYHRNRRLVTAMLLCGVGPLVIGILKATSAHSCPWDLVEYGGKSLSYLLMGTAPVGAGPGHCFPGGHASSGFAVMALFFLFYPERPRWALLCWFAGVSLGMLMGFGQIMRGAHFLSHNLWAGWWVWLSQLAVYWMISGYYNRAKGRE, via the coding sequence CTGCCCTTATCCTTTTATTTTTGGCAGGCTTTTGCATTGTTGATCAGTGGATTACTGTTTCTCTGGTTATCCCGCAACGAGCAGTTGGATTGGCTTATCAGTAATTATTGGTTTGATCCTGCCTCACAACATTTTCCATGGGAAAATAATTATTGGCTGGATTTACTGAATCATCGGTTATTGAAAATCGCCCTTATCAGTGCTGCCATCATCACATTGTTAGGGGGCCTTTATCACCGTAATAGGCGCTTAGTGACCGCGATGCTGTTATGTGGCGTCGGTCCGCTGGTGATAGGGATTCTAAAAGCCACCAGCGCGCACTCCTGCCCTTGGGATCTGGTGGAATATGGCGGTAAATCCCTCAGTTATCTGCTGATGGGGACTGCGCCGGTCGGTGCTGGCCCTGGTCACTGTTTTCCTGGCGGCCATGCATCCAGTGGTTTTGCAGTAATGGCATTGTTTTTCTTGTTTTACCCCGAGCGTCCACGGTGGGCTTTATTGTGTTGGTTCGCCGGTGTGAGTCTTGGGATGTTAATGGGTTTTGGGCAAATCATGCGCGGAGCGCATTTTCTTAGCCATAACTTGTGGGCAGGTTGGTGGGTTTGGCTTAGTCAGTTGGCTGTGTATTGGATGATAAGCGGTTATTACAACCGTGCTAAGGGTAGAGAATGA
- the deoR gene encoding DNA-binding transcriptional repressor DeoR, whose protein sequence is METRRAERINKLSQALKRSDKIHLKDAANLLHVSEMTIRRDLSAEPTSVILLGGYVVMDPKSNNANNYFVSDQQAKQIEEKRRIGQLAAPLIVENDTVFFDCGTTIPSIIDEIDEELHFTAICYSLNTFLSLQDKPHCKVILCGGEFKPNNYIFTPISQHNELDNACPNKAFISAAGISIEYGATCFNFDEILVKHRAIAKSQHKILVADHSKFGKIKPASIGALTLFDSVVTNRQPDSEFSQFFLQHNIKIHC, encoded by the coding sequence ATGGAAACTCGCCGTGCAGAACGCATCAATAAACTTAGTCAGGCCCTTAAGCGTTCCGACAAAATCCATCTGAAAGACGCTGCCAATCTGCTGCATGTTTCAGAAATGACGATTCGGCGAGATCTGAGTGCTGAGCCCACCTCCGTCATTTTACTCGGTGGTTATGTGGTGATGGATCCCAAGAGTAACAATGCCAATAACTATTTTGTCTCTGACCAGCAAGCCAAACAAATCGAAGAAAAACGTCGAATCGGCCAGTTGGCGGCACCTCTTATCGTGGAAAATGACACCGTTTTTTTTGACTGTGGCACTACAATTCCTTCGATAATCGACGAGATAGACGAAGAACTGCATTTTACCGCCATCTGTTACTCCCTTAATACTTTCCTGTCCCTACAAGATAAGCCTCATTGCAAAGTGATTTTATGTGGTGGTGAGTTCAAGCCTAATAACTACATTTTCACGCCTATCAGCCAGCATAATGAGCTGGATAATGCTTGCCCAAACAAAGCGTTTATCTCCGCAGCTGGCATTTCCATTGAGTATGGCGCTACCTGTTTCAACTTCGACGAAATCCTGGTGAAGCACCGCGCCATTGCCAAATCTCAGCATAAAATCCTGGTGGCTGACCACAGTAAGTTTGGCAAAATAAAACCCGCCAGCATCGGCGCATTAACACTGTTTGACTCTGTCGTGACCAACCGTCAACCTGATAGTGAGTTTAGCCAGTTTTTTTTGCAGCATAATATCAAAATCCACTGTTAG
- a CDS encoding methionine ABC transporter permease: MSSGMSWQDLLELVVNATGETIYMVVVATFFTVLIGLPLGVLLFVSRPNGVLPAPRVNTLVGAMVNLGRSMPFVVLLIALIPITRWIIGTTLGSTAAIVPITLGAIPFFARVVETALDEVDKGRIEAILSMGGSAWHVIQKVLLPEALPALLAGVTLTVVMLVGFSSMAGVIGGGGLGDLAIRYGYQRFNNEVMVATLVILVILVQGVQSLGDRWVRSLAHRR, from the coding sequence ATGAGCAGCGGCATGAGTTGGCAGGATCTATTGGAGTTGGTGGTCAATGCGACCGGTGAAACCATTTATATGGTAGTGGTTGCCACCTTTTTCACGGTATTGATTGGTCTGCCATTGGGGGTCTTATTATTTGTTTCGCGCCCTAATGGGGTGCTACCGGCTCCCCGCGTGAATACATTGGTCGGTGCCATGGTGAATTTGGGGCGCTCAATGCCTTTTGTGGTATTGCTGATTGCGCTCATTCCTATCACTCGTTGGATTATCGGCACGACATTGGGCAGCACCGCCGCCATCGTGCCCATCACTTTAGGGGCTATCCCATTTTTTGCTCGAGTGGTCGAAACAGCTTTGGATGAAGTTGATAAAGGGCGGATTGAGGCCATTTTATCTATGGGAGGGTCCGCGTGGCATGTGATTCAAAAAGTGTTATTGCCGGAAGCTTTGCCCGCTTTATTAGCTGGGGTGACATTAACTGTGGTGATGCTGGTGGGGTTCTCATCCATGGCCGGTGTTATTGGCGGTGGCGGTTTGGGAGATTTGGCTATTCGTTATGGTTATCAGCGATTTAATAATGAAGTGATGGTCGCAACATTAGTCATTTTAGTTATTTTAGTACAAGGCGTACAAAGCCTGGGCGACAGATGGGTGAGGTCATTAGCGCATCGGCGCTAA
- a CDS encoding methionine ABC transporter ATP-binding protein, with amino-acid sequence MISIERLSKTYAQGGLPMVALEEVSLEIPTGSVFGIIGRSGAGKSTLIRCLNLLERPTSGRIQVDGRELTTLSDRELRLQRQNIGMIFQNFHLLHSRNVWDNIAVGLEIKGIPKAQRQKRVAELLDLVGLTDKAQAFPSQLSGGQKQRVGIARALAAKPAYLLSDEATSALDPETTASILALLRDINRQLGLTIVLITHELDVVKSICDTAALLERGRVVETGAIADLLSSPHSRLGRALLPARGPASLSGTPVAELTFFDTLAASPVLSELAQQHAVGVTLLGGGVESIAGQRVGRLQVDFSHPDGGLNLTEVLQFLNERGVRAELI; translated from the coding sequence ATGATTAGCATCGAACGCCTGAGTAAAACCTATGCGCAAGGGGGGCTGCCGATGGTGGCTCTGGAGGAGGTCTCGCTGGAGATCCCAACCGGCTCGGTGTTCGGTATTATTGGCCGCAGCGGAGCAGGTAAAAGTACCTTAATCCGCTGCTTGAACTTACTGGAACGGCCCACTTCGGGCCGTATTCAAGTAGATGGCCGCGAATTAACCACCCTGTCTGATCGCGAATTACGTCTGCAACGACAAAATATCGGCATGATTTTCCAGAATTTCCACTTACTACATTCACGTAATGTATGGGACAACATTGCTGTTGGGCTGGAAATTAAAGGTATTCCGAAAGCACAACGCCAAAAACGGGTGGCAGAGTTACTGGATTTAGTCGGATTAACGGATAAAGCCCAAGCTTTTCCCTCGCAATTATCGGGTGGGCAAAAACAGCGGGTCGGTATCGCCCGAGCGCTGGCGGCCAAACCGGCTTATTTATTATCTGATGAAGCGACCAGTGCGCTGGACCCAGAAACCACCGCCTCAATATTGGCGCTGCTTCGCGATATTAATCGCCAATTGGGGTTAACCATCGTGTTGATTACCCATGAGCTGGATGTGGTGAAATCCATCTGCGATACCGCCGCCTTATTGGAACGTGGGCGGGTGGTTGAAACCGGTGCGATAGCGGATTTACTCTCTTCTCCTCACTCCCGTTTAGGACGGGCATTGCTACCTGCGCGCGGCCCCGCGTCATTATCCGGCACCCCGGTGGCGGAGCTGACTTTCTTTGATACGCTAGCGGCCTCACCGGTACTCAGTGAATTAGCACAGCAACATGCGGTCGGAGTCACCCTGCTGGGAGGTGGGGTTGAATCTATCGCGGGTCAACGAGTCGGGCGTTTACAAGTTGATTTCAGCCACCCAGACGGCGGGTTGAATTTAACGGAAGTCTTACAATTCTTGAATGAGCGTGGTGTGAGGGCTGAACTGATATGA